agcatCTTTAATGGAAATATCCCAGGATCTTCCATGTTGTTTGCTTCTTCAACATGTGCCATGAACTACTATTCAATACTATAATATTATAGATTgtctttcttccttccttccttccttcgtTTCTCTGATTCCGATCTGCGCTTGCAGCTCGTAAATTcgtaaataatgaatttacCTGTGGCTGCGTGTAGCTCTGCATCGACATTGCCGCCATTTTTGATTCGATCCAGCCACAGAGCTCGATGGCGCTCACATGGCTGAACAATGGACGTGGAAGAACTCGAGTCCAATTTTGTGTGAATAATTCTTacagttttgaattttttttagtaaagaAAAATGTAGTGGGAAATGGGAATTTACGTGACTTTCACGTGCTGCTAACCcgtttaaatatttattttaatccatattaatgaaatataattcaattaaaaatcattACTTATTTacttcataattataaaattaaaatatatgtataaactatataaaaatagagtcgtttggattttctttctgattttgaaaatttttaattattttttctttatataataaataattttgagaccaattaattcattttataattttgtatgtaataatttttttaattaaatttgaggaTAACATCAATTTATAATGGTATTACTTAACACTcaaaattactaattttatcacttaaaactctaaatttcataaataaatttagggGTGTTAAAATGACTCGAGAACCGACTAACTTAGTTTACCGAACCCAAATCATAAGttggattagatttttttttttgttggatttaattttttaaatattaaaaatttgggttGGTTTGTGGGCTGATACTTTTATTctaccttattttttttagattaaactAGTTATTAAtactattaatatataatttaaaaaaaaaataattaaaaaaacaactgAAAAACAACTGAGCAACCTAATCCATCAACTGAATTGTGAACCATATTTGAATGGTTCGATTCCATGTACACCATGATATACAGTATAAGCagtcaataaaatattttcctttttttgcaaaaatgtCTAATGAGATCTTATTAGACacactatttaattttatacctgttaaatcaatcaaattttaaaatttttcgaatagattaaagtttaaaattttattaggtACACGaattaaaagctaaaaaaaatgagatattttctcaaatttaaaaaatctaaccgACACAAACCCAACTTGGGCCCTAAACATTAGTATCTGGGTCCGCCGATGCCAGCACCTCATGCGCCAAACTGTGGGTGGCTACTGTTGGTACTGCATGCATGGCCAGCCTATAGGCGAAGGTGAGATGTCCGATGGTGAACCCACAACTAAGTGTATATCCTTTATGAACCTCCTGCTTTCTGGGAGATCCTCCTCGTCCTCCTCATCTCTGCATTATTAATTGTTAGGTGCCTTGCTTCTTCTCCCGACGTGTTTTCTTATATCATTTGCGACATGCTCACGTTAACTCTACTATGTTCGTTACTTGATGGTCTCAACATGGTCAGGTTACTTACGTCTCAAAATTATTCCCACAAATCAACATAGATCATTTTAACATAGTTTGTGATCATTCCCAGTCTCATTTCTTGGAGCCATGGTAACGCATTTTGTATTATAAGGGTAGTTTTAAACTATTTACGAAAGATGAACGgtttgttaaaatatcatcactagtcAATAGGGTCAAATCCAATAATTATATGAGTtgtatattcattttaataaaactgTTTAGgcattttaagaataaaaataattatatattttacaaaaatgatttagatattttaggaatagattgtCTAGCATATCTTCCACCCTATCTACGTTCTCATCTGTACAGAACACAATAGTAGCAATAGTTTATACAGAGTGtcttttaatcatttattgatcttaataaagagtgagGAAACCTTCTGGAGGGCTAGAAGAGGTGCATTGAATCACTACTATTTGACTTGGACCAGGGCTACGAGAGGTGCATCCCTGTTCTATAAAAATCGAGGCATTTCGAATGGTTTGTTGAAACGGAGAGCAGAATGAACAAGGTGTAGTTTGGAAGAAACGATCCGTTACCGAGCCGTATTATTGAGAATAACAAAATCAGacaaagagttgtgttcaacgaGATAATATTACAACTTTTGAAAGAACAGAATTGTGTTGAACACTGATACAGATGtattaaacttttgaaatgtagttttttttaagccaattataaataaataacataacaaacacataaaaacaatataattataataatttaagctTTATCCACAACATATACGGTGATGGGGCTTCTCACATGGTGATGCCCATCGGTCCACAACAGAGCAGCAGAGACAATGGGTTGGTTGACACCGCCACGAACCGTCACGGTGAAGGACTTCTTCTGGCCAATGGCGTTGAAGGAAAGAACCGGAGGGTTGACTGAGATGGTCAGGCCACGCGGGACGCCAAGGACCTTGGCTCTGTATGTGGCTACCTTTGACCCAACGTTTGTGACGGTTCTTCTGAAGAATTGGTTGATGGATTCTGATGGGGTGGAAGAAAGTGCGAAGGAAGGGTAGTTGAGGTCCCAAACTCGGCCGGAGTTGGCGCGAGTGCAGACGCTGTGGTCGCCGGAGAGACGGCGGACCATGGCGGTGGTGTACCCTTGACCACACAAGAACCTAACGTAGTCGCTTTCCTGTGCGTCGTACACCAACCCTGGGTTCACTGCTTTCACTGGGTTGATGTGGCCTGCGCCGTACGCGAACTCGGCTTGTGGGTTCAGCTTCGGGTTCAACGGAATAGCTGTACAAAGTGAACCGACccgagttaaaaaaaaaaaattaatttaaaaatatctttaaattctagctttaaaaatatccttaaaactttttaatatttcaataatacctttaattcatattttatcaaaatacccatttaaaaaaattaaaattttatttaattttcattaataccctttaatattttctaaatttttaaaaatattagttaaaaaatactGGTATCTTAGATACAgataaaacttgaaaattctatgaacttttaaaataatattaatatctttaaatttttagaaagaaaattaattttttttatagttagaTGATCGTGTAAATGGACGTTTTCTTTCCATATATTGATGgtaataactttttaattttttttttaataaaaggtAAGGGTGTTAATGTAATCTTATTGATACgtttgaaagtttattttatgggtatttttattaatacgaaccctaaaaaaacatatgatTTTATTGTCGTTACCTGTTGTCATGAGAGCTGATTTGATGGCGGCAGGAGACCATGAAGGGTGGAATGTTTTGACATACACAGCAGCTGCAGTAGCATGTGGGCATGACATCGACGTCCCTGAAATTATATTGTAGAGCGTCGTCCTCGAATCTCTAACTCCGCTAGAGACCGACGCAATGGGTGACCAAGCTGCGAGAATTTCGACTCCTGGGGCAGTCAAATCAGGCTGCATGCATGCAAATTCACTAAAACTAAGCATCTTAACTAAACGATATACATTCAAATCTCGAACGACACTAAAAAGATTTAACCTTGAGAATGTCGTAGGTTTCGGGATTGGGTCCTCGGGAGGAAAAGGAAACTATTAAAGGAGCAGATGTATCGTTCACTGTGTTACTCTTGAAAATGGTTGCTGTTGGAAATCTATCGATTCACAAATCGAGTGGAGTTAATATTCGAACAAAGGGTATCGAGAtcttaaatttatgaacatgtTGAAACGTACTTGTTTGAACCCATGTAGGTTTTGATGTTGTTACCGGCCACCGGACCGAGGTAGGAAGAAGGTAAGGGATAGGATCTTGCATTGTCTTTCACGCCAGCGTCATTCATAACAACGCCGACCGCACCACTGAAGGAAGCAAATGTTGAAGGAGACAATATGGAATCACAAAGAAGGATTTTTCCCCTCACCAAGTTGCGATCCACCGAGTTTCTCGAACAAAATCTGTTTCGAATAATGTAAGAAAAATGTTAGTaaaagaaaccctaaaattaGAGACGTCTATGCAATAAGGTGTGATCTGTCCCAAACTGAATGAGAAATCTTTGTTTAAACAAGAAATAGGGGAGAGATCGGGAGTGAGATTTTTTCCCATCAGCTAAATGGGGCCGATGACGGTATTATATTCATTGTTTTTGTCCCCGCCCAACCCACCCCGAACACTTCATATTGGGAATCTAATCCCCACGAATTCTCTATAGGAAATCTccgcaaaaataaatgagaaatttcaCATGAACAAGGATTGAAATAGGAGGCAGGGACGGGGATCTATCCCCGCTCCACCCCATGGACATCTTTGGTCCCATTTAGTTAATTACCTCGAGCTCGAGCCAGTAAAGCCACCAGAAACATTGGGTGCATTTCCAGCATAAATTAGCGGATATTGTTTTCCTTTAAGATCAAACGTGTTAATGGTATATCCCTGCGTCCAAAATTTAAGTATGTTGGTGAAATATCATTTCAAATTAACGTTCGAAAGATCGATACTCGTACGATGAACAAAAGGTATCACCTGATAGACATTTTTGTTGCCAAGCTGCACTTTTGATACCAACTTTCTATCAATGGAGCTTGCAGCCACAGAAAGAGACCATGGAGAGAAATTCCTGATGGTGAAGTAGTCAGGGCCGTCGTTCCCGGCGGAGTTGGATGTCAATATCCCATGCTTCATGGAGTGGAAAGCTCCAATGGCAATTGAATCATTGAAGTAATACTTGGGCTTGTTCCCCCCAACCGATAGCGATATGATATCGACACCGTCCGCAATTGCGTCGTCGAATGCTGCAAGAATATCGGCATCGTAGCACCCATCGGACCAACATATCTTATACACAGCAATGCGCGCAGACGGGACCCCTCCTCTAGCTGTGCCAAGCGCAAGACCATATAAACTTGCTTGGTTCACGAGACCACCGGCCACGGTCGATGCAGTGTGTGTCCCATGACCATCTGAATCTCTTGGACTTTTGATGTCTTCTGGAGGGAACGACTTGTCGCTACGGTATGCTCGAGCTCCAACGATTTTTCTAACAATTAGTCAAACCATTTGACCATTATTACTTTATAGAAATAGACAGTTTTCATTCCTATATTGACGAtaagaacttttttttaatgttacctGTTGCAGCGAAAGTTGGCAGAGGTTTGGCAAGCGCCCTTCCATTTGGCTGGTGGAAGACCATAACCAACGTCGCTGAAGCTAGGAGACTCTGGCCAAATTCCACTGTCCAAAACTCCGACGACTATGTTGCTTTCGACTTGTTTTACGCGACGAACGTTTTTAGTAAAACCCATGAAATCCCACGATCTTGTCGTGTGAAGATGTTTCTTTCCATTTGGAAACACTGAGACAACACCCTCCTTAGCTGAAACATTCCAAATTATGAACTCAGTTTAGAACATAACCTTAAAATGCTAAACAGATGAACTAAACTATAAATGTTCCATCACTCGAAAAATTTGATCAACTTAACCTAAAATGTAcggttttatttaaattacacTAAAACTAGATTAGATTCAACCGAACGGAcagaaatttattattaatttaaaaaatacattttgcttacaatacaaatatatatatatatatatatatatatatatatatatatatatatatatatatatatatatatattaatttatttatttttctaattatttacGGACAActctcaaaataatttttaattatttagaagattattttttaaaatatatattgatattaacaactaatcttaattaaatatttaaaaataaataaataaatagatatttttacgaactaatattttagttctattcaaaataaaaatttgaataaattactCAAATAACGGGAACcaataaaatccaaaatttttataGTTGGGTTCATTATTTAACTCGGgttatttatattgaaaaaatttaccGCTTGAACGATTAGATggagtttaaaaatatcacAATTCAATCGATGAATACTCCGAAGCTACAAATTTAACGGGGTTTGAATAATCAATACGTACCCGAAATCTTTTGAGCTTCTTCTTCAGTGAGCTTCACGACGAATCCATTGAAACTTCTCTTGTAGCTATGGAGTAGCGCGTCGGGAGCGAATGTGCtaagaacaaacaaatttacaaaaatgagTGCATATTTTGATAGAAATTGtgataaaaatgaatgaaagattATGAACCTGCCAACCACTTCCTCCAACATTCTCATATGATGTGAAGGAGTGGAAGCTGAATCCTCAGGCTTGTTCCCCAAGTACACAATATAAACCTGcaaattagagagaaaaaaacgcTTTAAAATCTCGAACGTTGAACCCGATCGATCAGGAAACGGAGGTCGGTCGTTTATACCTTTCGGCCATCGTTGTCGGAAGAATCGAGGCTAGAAGCGAGCAGGCTACCCGAGAAGCTGATGAAGATAACCAGCTTGAAAATGAGAGAGGAAGACATGATGCTTGTTGTTCAAGAACATGAAGAGGAATTATGGGCTTTTTATACGAGAAAAAGTCGTATTCTTAGCCATTGAACATCCTGGGAATCATGTTCTAAAAGTCTTTGTTTgttattaaaatgatttaatctTGATGATTAAACAAATCAATTGGCAGCTTGACTCCGGGTCGCCCGCTCCGGTTTTAATCGTTTCGAAAATTTTCgtttatttttgtgggaatCGGAACGGAATTTCTATGAAGAATTTGTAGGGATAAGTTTTTGGGAGTCGAGTTGAATATGGGCTCGATCCCGTTTAGTCAACGGAGtgaaatctcttcttaattCGACCTAAGTTCAAATTCTAACCTTGagcccactgctaatagatattgtccgttttggctcgttagaTATCAACGTCAGCCTCGCAGTTTAAAAACACGttgagaagtttccacacccttgaaTATTTCGTTATcgtctccaaccaatatgggatctcacaatccacctcttggAGACCCAATGTCTTCATTAGCACATCGCTCAGTGGCTAACTCTAATACAatttataatagctcaagtccactgctagcagatattatcttatCTGTTtattacatatcgttgtcaaTTTCACGGTTTTACAATACGTCAGCTAAGgaggggtttccacacccttgtaaagaatgtttcgtttttccctccaaccaatgtgggatctcacaatccatcccttggagacccaacgtcctcgttggcacacttgCCCAGTGACTAGCTCTAATACAatttataatagctcaagtccaccgctagcagatattatccgtatATTAC
This genomic window from Cucurbita pepo subsp. pepo cultivar mu-cu-16 chromosome LG01, ASM280686v2, whole genome shotgun sequence contains:
- the LOC111797516 gene encoding cucumisin-like, which codes for MSSSLIFKLVIFISFSGSLLASSLDSSDNDGRKVYIVYLGNKPEDSASTPSHHMRMLEEVVGSTFAPDALLHSYKRSFNGFVVKLTEEEAQKISAKEGVVSVFPNGKKHLHTTRSWDFMGFTKNVRRVKQVESNIVVGVLDSGIWPESPSFSDVGYGLPPAKWKGACQTSANFRCNRKIVGARAYRSDKSFPPEDIKSPRDSDGHGTHTASTVAGGLVNQASLYGLALGTARGGVPSARIAVYKICWSDGCYDADILAAFDDAIADGVDIISLSVGGNKPKYYFNDSIAIGAFHSMKHGILTSNSAGNDGPDYFTIRNFSPWSLSVAASSIDRKLVSKVQLGNKNVYQGYTINTFDLKGKQYPLIYAGNAPNVSGGFTGSSSRFCSRNSVDRNLVRGKILLCDSILSPSTFASFSGAVGVVMNDAGVKDNARSYPLPSSYLGPVAGNNIKTYMGSNKFPTATIFKSNTVNDTSAPLIVSFSSRGPNPETYDILKPDLTAPGVEILAAWSPIASVSSGVRDSRTTLYNIISGTSMSCPHATAAAVYVKTFHPSWSPAAIKSALMTTAIPLNPKLNPQAEFAYGAGHINPVKAVNPGLVYDAQESDYVRFLCGQGYTTAMVRRLSGDHSVCTRANSGRVWDLNYPSFALSSTPSESINQFFRRTVTNVGSKVATYRAKVLGVPRGLTISVNPPVLSFNAIGQKKSFTVTVRGGVNQPIVSAALLWTDGHHHVRSPITVYVVDKA